From a single Nicotiana tabacum cultivar K326 chromosome 8, ASM71507v2, whole genome shotgun sequence genomic region:
- the LOC107778471 gene encoding protein FAR1-RELATED SEQUENCE 8 isoform X1, producing the protein MLQMEEGLGTSEQLPEDEGSDNEVDSEEAFDITCNGDQVLNVEADELEATTGQILEFESHETEKSCERVLDFESSDPKDNSHQLLEFHSNGLGGGDTTIIDDHTGSSPGKFYPPPVVGMEFESYEDAYNYYNCYAKELGFAIRVKSSWTKRNSKEKRGAVLCCNCEGFKTMKEANSRRKETRTGCLAIIRLRLVESSRWRVDEVKLEHNHLFDPERVQNSKSHKKMDAGVKRKLEPAVDVEVQTIKLYRTPAVETLGYGSSDERAFSGQVDGSTHLKLKEGDIQVIYNFFCRVQLTKPNFFYIMDLNDEGYLKNVFWIDPRSRAAYAYFGDVVVVDTTCVSKKYDIPLLAFFGLNHHKQTLLLGCGLLADESFETYVWLLRAWLSCMSGRPPQTIITDRCMALQNAISEVFPRAQHRLNLSIILGSIFNTVGQVGESEVFREVLYNTVYNSLKVDEFEVAWEEMVHQFGFRGYGWLQSLYEDRERWAPIYMKDTFFAGISIDQPGEFMSPFFDGYVHKHTNLKDFFDIYDFVLQKMRQKEVHCDFESREFSPVLRTRCNYELQLSKLYTKEIFLKFQDEMALMSNCSGIAQVHANGPIITYIVTERGAQGDTGDARNFEVTYDKMGVEVRCICSCFNFKGYLCRHALSVLNYNGIEEIPNHYILSRWRKDFKRLYAPELGSSNIDVSNPVQRFDHLHKRAMQVADEGMTSQDHYMVAWQAFKESLNKVRLAADKHVS; encoded by the exons AT GCTTCAGATGGAGGAAGGTTTGGGAACCAGTGAACAGCTTCCCGAGGATGAGGGAAGTGATAATGAGGTTGACAGTGAGGAAGCCTTTGATATTACGTGCAATGGTGACCAAGTGCTAAATGTGGAGGCCGATGAGCTTGAAGCTACTACTGGGCAAATTCTTGAATTTGAAAGCCATGAAACTGAGAAAAGCTGTGAGcgtgtgcttgattttgaaagcagTGACCCAAAGGACAATAGTCACCAGTTGCTTGAGTTTCACAGCAATGGCCTTGGAGGTGGCGATACAACAATTATTGATGATCACACTGGTTCATCCCCGGGGAAGTTTTATCCTCCACCGGTTGTCGGCATGGAATTTGAATCTTATGAAGATGCTTATAATTATTACAACTGCTATGCTAAGGAGCTTGGTTTTGCCATCAGGGTGAAGTCTTCATGGACAAAACGTAACAGCAAAGAGAAGCGTGGTGCTGTTCTCTGTTGCAATTGTGAGGGTTTCAAGACAATGAAAGAAGCAAATAGCCGAAGAAAAGAAACAAGGACAGGTTGCTTAGCAATAATAAGGTTGAGATTGGTGGAGTCCAGTAGATGGAGGGTGGATGAAGTTAAGCTTGAACATAACCATCTCTTTGATCCTGAAAGGGTGCAAAACTCCAAGTCACACAAAAAGATGGATGCAGGGGTTAAAAGGAAGTTAGAGCCAGCAGTTGATGTGGAAGTGCAAACAATTAAGTTGTATAGAACTCCTGCTGTTGAGACTCTAGGGTATGGAAGCTCAGATGAAAGAGCATTCAGCGGGCAGGTTGATGGCTCCACACATTTAAAACTCAAAGAAGGTGATATCCAAGTCATATACAACTTCTTTTGTCGGGTGCAGCTTACGAAGCCCAATTTTTTCTACATTATGGATTTGAATGATGAAGGGTATCTAAAGAATGTGTTTTGGATTGATCCCAGGTCCAGAGCGGCATATGCTTATTTTGGTGATGTGGTTGTGGTTGACACAACATGCGTGTCAAAAAAATATGACATCCCACTTCTAGCATTCTTTGGACTAAACCACCATAAGCAGACTCTTTTGTTGGGCTGTGGTTTGCTTGCTGATGAAAGTTTTGAGACATATGTTTGGTTACTGAGAGCATGGCTATCGTGTATGTCAGGACGCCCTCCGCAAACTATCATCACAGATCGGTGCATGGCCTTGCAAAATGCAATATCTGAGGTTTTTCCTCGGGCTCAACATCGGCTTAATCTGTCTATTATTTTGGGCAGCATTTTCAATACCGTAGGACAAGTGGGGGAATCTGAAGTATTCCGTGAGGTACTGTATAATACAGTGTATAACTCTCTTAAAGTTGATGAATTTGAAGTTGCGTGGGAGGAGATGGTCCATCAATTCGGATTTAGGGGCTATGGATGGCTTCAAAGTTTGTATGAGGATCGAGAACGATGGGCTCCTATTTATATGAAAGATACATTTTTTGCTGGAATATCTATTGATCAGCCTGGTGAGTTCATGAGCCCCTTTTTTGATGGATATGTACATAAACATACaaatttgaaagatttttttGATATATATGATTTTGTACTGCAAAAAATGCGTCAGAAGGAAGTTCATTGTGATTTTGAGTCGAGAGAATTTAGCCCCGTCTTGAGAACAAGGTGCAATTACGAGTTACAGCTATCTAAATTGTATACTAAAGAAATATTCTTGAAGTTCCAAGATGAGATGGCGTTGATGTCTAACTGTTCAGGTATAGCACAAGTTCACGCCAATGGACCGATCATCACATATATTGTTACAGAACGAGGGGCTCAGGGAGACACAGGGGATGCAAGAAATTTTGAAGTTACTTATGATAAAATGGGGGTGGAAGTCCGATGCATCTGCAGTTGTTTCAACTTCAAAGGTTATCTATGCCGACATGCTTTATCTGTGCTCAATTACAATGGTATAGAGGAGATCCCAAATCATTATATCTTGAGCCGATGGAGAAAGGATTTTAAACGCTTGTATGCACCAGAGCTTGGCTCGAGTAACATAGATGTTAGTAATCCTGTTCAACGGTTTGACCATTTGCACAAACGGGCCATGCAAGTAGCTGACGAAGGGATGACTTCTCAAGATCATTATATGGTTGCTTGGCAGGCATTTAAGGAGTCCTTGAATAAGGTTCGTCTTGCAGCGGACAAACATGTATCATAA
- the LOC107778471 gene encoding protein FAR1-RELATED SEQUENCE 8 isoform X2 has protein sequence MLQMEEGLGTSEQLPEDEGSDNEVDSEEAFDITCNGDQVLNVEADELEATTGQILEFESHETEKSCERVLDFESSDPKDNSHQLLEFHSNGLGGGDTTIIDDHTGSSPGKFYPPPVVGMEFESYEDAYNYYNCYAKELGFAIRVKSSWTKRNSKEKRGAVLCCNCEGFKTMKEANSRRKETRTGCLAIIRLRLVESSRWRVDEVKLEHNHLFDPERVQNSKSHKKMDAGVKRKLEPAVDVEVQTIKLYRTPAVETLGYGSSDERAFSGQVDGSTHLKLKEGDIQVIYNFFCRVQLTKPNFFYIMDLNDEGYLKNVFWIDPRSRAAYAYFGDVVVVDTTCVSKKYDIPLLAFFGLNHHKQTLLLGCGLLADESFETYVWLLRAWLSCMSGRPPQTIITDRCMALQNAISEVFPRAQHRLNLSIILGSIFNTVGQVGESEVFREVLYNTVYNSLKVDEFEVAWEEMVHQFGFRGYGWLQSLYEDRERWAPIYMKDTFFAGISIDQPGIAQVHANGPIITYIVTERGAQGDTGDARNFEVTYDKMGVEVRCICSCFNFKGYLCRHALSVLNYNGIEEIPNHYILSRWRKDFKRLYAPELGSSNIDVSNPVQRFDHLHKRAMQVADEGMTSQDHYMVAWQAFKESLNKVRLAADKHVS, from the exons AT GCTTCAGATGGAGGAAGGTTTGGGAACCAGTGAACAGCTTCCCGAGGATGAGGGAAGTGATAATGAGGTTGACAGTGAGGAAGCCTTTGATATTACGTGCAATGGTGACCAAGTGCTAAATGTGGAGGCCGATGAGCTTGAAGCTACTACTGGGCAAATTCTTGAATTTGAAAGCCATGAAACTGAGAAAAGCTGTGAGcgtgtgcttgattttgaaagcagTGACCCAAAGGACAATAGTCACCAGTTGCTTGAGTTTCACAGCAATGGCCTTGGAGGTGGCGATACAACAATTATTGATGATCACACTGGTTCATCCCCGGGGAAGTTTTATCCTCCACCGGTTGTCGGCATGGAATTTGAATCTTATGAAGATGCTTATAATTATTACAACTGCTATGCTAAGGAGCTTGGTTTTGCCATCAGGGTGAAGTCTTCATGGACAAAACGTAACAGCAAAGAGAAGCGTGGTGCTGTTCTCTGTTGCAATTGTGAGGGTTTCAAGACAATGAAAGAAGCAAATAGCCGAAGAAAAGAAACAAGGACAGGTTGCTTAGCAATAATAAGGTTGAGATTGGTGGAGTCCAGTAGATGGAGGGTGGATGAAGTTAAGCTTGAACATAACCATCTCTTTGATCCTGAAAGGGTGCAAAACTCCAAGTCACACAAAAAGATGGATGCAGGGGTTAAAAGGAAGTTAGAGCCAGCAGTTGATGTGGAAGTGCAAACAATTAAGTTGTATAGAACTCCTGCTGTTGAGACTCTAGGGTATGGAAGCTCAGATGAAAGAGCATTCAGCGGGCAGGTTGATGGCTCCACACATTTAAAACTCAAAGAAGGTGATATCCAAGTCATATACAACTTCTTTTGTCGGGTGCAGCTTACGAAGCCCAATTTTTTCTACATTATGGATTTGAATGATGAAGGGTATCTAAAGAATGTGTTTTGGATTGATCCCAGGTCCAGAGCGGCATATGCTTATTTTGGTGATGTGGTTGTGGTTGACACAACATGCGTGTCAAAAAAATATGACATCCCACTTCTAGCATTCTTTGGACTAAACCACCATAAGCAGACTCTTTTGTTGGGCTGTGGTTTGCTTGCTGATGAAAGTTTTGAGACATATGTTTGGTTACTGAGAGCATGGCTATCGTGTATGTCAGGACGCCCTCCGCAAACTATCATCACAGATCGGTGCATGGCCTTGCAAAATGCAATATCTGAGGTTTTTCCTCGGGCTCAACATCGGCTTAATCTGTCTATTATTTTGGGCAGCATTTTCAATACCGTAGGACAAGTGGGGGAATCTGAAGTATTCCGTGAGGTACTGTATAATACAGTGTATAACTCTCTTAAAGTTGATGAATTTGAAGTTGCGTGGGAGGAGATGGTCCATCAATTCGGATTTAGGGGCTATGGATGGCTTCAAAGTTTGTATGAGGATCGAGAACGATGGGCTCCTATTTATATGAAAGATACATTTTTTGCTGGAATATCTATTGATCAGCCTG GTATAGCACAAGTTCACGCCAATGGACCGATCATCACATATATTGTTACAGAACGAGGGGCTCAGGGAGACACAGGGGATGCAAGAAATTTTGAAGTTACTTATGATAAAATGGGGGTGGAAGTCCGATGCATCTGCAGTTGTTTCAACTTCAAAGGTTATCTATGCCGACATGCTTTATCTGTGCTCAATTACAATGGTATAGAGGAGATCCCAAATCATTATATCTTGAGCCGATGGAGAAAGGATTTTAAACGCTTGTATGCACCAGAGCTTGGCTCGAGTAACATAGATGTTAGTAATCCTGTTCAACGGTTTGACCATTTGCACAAACGGGCCATGCAAGTAGCTGACGAAGGGATGACTTCTCAAGATCATTATATGGTTGCTTGGCAGGCATTTAAGGAGTCCTTGAATAAGGTTCGTCTTGCAGCGGACAAACATGTATCATAA